A window of Macrotis lagotis isolate mMagLag1 chromosome X, bilby.v1.9.chrom.fasta, whole genome shotgun sequence contains these coding sequences:
- the LOC141498478 gene encoding small ribosomal subunit protein eS4-like, translating to MARGPKKHLKRVAAPKHWMLDKLTGVFAPRPSTGPHKLRECLPLIIFLRNRLKYALTGDEVKICMQRFIKFDGKVRTDITYPAGFMDVISIEKTGEHFRLVYDTKGRFAVHRITAEEAKYKLCKVRKIFVGTKGIPHLVTHDTHTIRYPDPLIKVNDTVQIDLEAGEITDFIKFDTGNLCMVTGGANLGRIGVITNREKHPGSFDVVHVKDANGNSFATRLSNIFVIGKGNKPWISLPRGKGIRLAIAEERDKRLAAKQSSG from the coding sequence ATGGCTCGTGGTCCCAAGAAACATCTGAAACGTGTAGCAGCTCCAAAGCACTGGATGCTGGATAAGTTAACAGGAGTATTTGCTCCAAGACCATCTACAGGTCCCCACAAGTTGAGAGAATGTCTCCCCCTCATCATCTTCCTGAGAAACAGGCTCAAGTATGCCCTTACTGGAGATGAAGTAAAGATCTGCATGCAGCGATTCATCAAGTTTGATGGCAAGGTCCGCACTGATATCACATATCCTGCGGGTTTTATGGATGTCATTAGCATTGAGAAGACAGGGGAACATTTCCGTTTGGTATATGACACAAAGGGACGCTTTGCTGTTCATCGTATCACAGCTGAAGAGGCTAAATATAAGTTATGCAAAGTGAGAAAAATCTTTGTGGGTACAAAGGGTATTCCCCATCTGGTGACCCATGATACCCATACTATCCGTTATCCAGATCCCCTCATCAAAGTAAATGATACAGTTCAGATTGATTTAGAAGCTGGCGAAATCACTGATTTCATTAAGTTTGATACTGGAAACCTATGTATGGTGACGGGTGGAGCCAACTTGGGTCGAATTGGTGTGATTACAAATAGGGAGAAACATCCTGGCTCTTTTGATGTTGTTCATGTAAAAGATGCCAATGGCAATAGTTTTGCCACTAGGCTTTCAAACATTTTTGTTATTGGCAAAGGTAATAAGCCTTGGATCTCTCTTCCCAGAGGAAAGGGTATCCGTCTTGCAATTGCTgaggagagagataagagatTGGCAGCTAAGCAGAGCAGTGGCTAA